CATTAAATATTAGCGGAAAAGAATTATTAAAATTTTTATCTAATTAGTAGCGGTTTAGAACCGCCGTAATTGTAAAAAAAACGTCGGTTTAACATACGCACTAATGGCGTCTGGAACACCGCcgtattataatatatatttcagcGGTTTTAACGAACCGTCGTTATTTAACCGCCGCAATAATTCCAGTTTTTTGTAGTGtatatataaatacatctaaatacaacaGTCAAAAATcactgtacaaaataaaaattaatgtaTGCATTAtcgaatacatatatatacatctaAATACAAGAAGAGAAAATCACTGTATAAATATGTGCCTTatcgaatacatataaatacaagaAGAAAAAATCAATGTACAAACTAAAAATCTCAAACCTATTCCTAATCTCATTAGTCGCTACCACCGTCTCCTTTGTCCTTTCCTCTCCCATGTCAACATTCAAAATCAATTCAGCAAAACCATTGTATAGTGGATAAAATCTCCTCTATCAATACACCGGATAAAATCAagttgagttctttgattttaTGGGTGATGGCGAAAAGGACCCAGACAGTAGCATCGGATGAGAAACAACGTTTGAAGGGAAAATCAAGGTGGAGTTTTGATATGTTGTTGCTGTTATAGTGCAAGTTTATAAGGGATTTGTCAACAAATTTTTGCCATCACCCATCTGCAAAATCTACTCTAGGGTTTGAGAACAATCTAGAGAGATAACTTGCAAATAAAGGAGAGAGTCGTGGTTCAACAATGGGGAAGACAATGGCACTGTGAGAGAGATCATGTAGAGAGAAATAAGATACTATGTGGTGATTTTGGGAGAGAATAAACTAaaagaatgagagaaaaatattagACAATGTATTTAATGGCTTAATTATACGAAATGaccataaatacatattttgctataaaatataatattttaaaagtgtTTTTATTTAGAATAAATAGGGTGTAAAGCTTTGGTATATGAGATAAAATTTCCTATTATAATTATGGTTCTGGATCAGGCATATCCATATTAGTAGGAATTTGCCTCGAAACAGTGAAACACTTGTACTATATATCTATAGAAATgaattctcctttttttttttttttcttgttttcttttagcagtGGAGTTATTTTCAATATTACTGAATATGGAAAAGCAAAAACGGCAGGATCCGCTcgtaaggaaaaaataaaataaaaagaagtgaGAAAATTGATCAAGTAACAGAAGTGCTAGATTATAATTGAACCGGGACGGAATTTGAGTCATGATACAAATATTGGTACTGCGGAGAACTTCTGAACGAAGCTAACCAAAAACCAGGTGGCACAAGCTCCGCGCTAGATAGAAGGCTAGTCCTTGTGGGGGCGACTTCACCTGGACCCACTGTTTCTTTCTCCAGTTCCTAGGGGCCGCGTGTCACAAGCCAAGGACAAGGTACCTGACAATCCTAAGGCCTTTACTGACCAGCTGAAATATTACTCCACTTTGTATGTTAAATGATAAAtccttttatttctttatatgcttatttattttacttttggtAAAAGTTCTGCCTCCATCGTGCACTCGACCACTATCTCTTCCTCTCGTTTCTTCGTCACCCCATCAGACTAGAAAAAAATTAATGTCTGCTCAATTACATATTGTTATATTCCTTTTATGTTGTTTTGCTAAAAAATTTAGATattgttcttattttaaaagaaggTGGTAAAAAGCTGTTAGATTGTACCTTGGCTATATTTAGTCACCGTGCTTGACCAAAGACTCGAGCGTTTGACTTGACTTTCAAACTTGTTACCCTGCTTTTGGGTAAAATTTCCATTCTTTAAGATAATAGTTTAATAGTGTTAATCTTTTGATAAAAACTTGTATAGTCAGGTGAAACATAATCACAAAACAAAACAGAGTACTACTAATTGAAGAAATCGTAATTTTGAAACATTGGATAAGTTCTACCTAGCATTTTCTCAGCTGATTTAATTATTAACAAATTTAAAAGGAGCCATACAAATATTCAATTTAATATGACAAAATACTGAAGTACTTCCAACTTACTTAAATGGAGAAGCAGCTGCAACGAAGCAACGCTATCTATAATAAAGATTTCTTCACCTAATCAAATATGTCGAGTTTGAGTactaaaatttacaaaaaaaggttgaacattttattttttagtttttagtacTGTACTAGATTTTTTTGGTAAGAAAAACAAATGGAGAGAGTcgattttgtttttttatattttttgtccaATAAGCAACTGCTGTAGATTGAGGTCGGCCCATAGAGTGGATAAATCCAATTATAACGTGGCGTTTTGATGATTTCTCTGGGGGGTACAATGGTCAATTTATAAAGTTTAAACAAAAGAAGAGACGGATAGAGAAGACCTTATCCATTAAGACCTTTATAAAAGCATATCAAAACTTCCTGCAAAATAGCAACACACAGTGAGagtgaaaaaagagagagaagtaTACGTTGCACTTAACAGAGAGCAACAATTTCACAATCATCTATACATACACGTGTCTGTATGTATACACGTTAAaagttttttttgaatttcttcgAAAATCATCAATGGCGGCTTCAAGGAGCTATTTCTCTGGAGCAAACTACCGATTCCTGTCGAGCGAGCGAGACGTTCCGATGATGAGTCCTGACTCGGCGTTCGAATTCGATGAATCGGACCTGTGGAACTCAGCGGTTTCACAGTCGCCGGAGTTCCGTAAGTCCGTTCAGAGTTCAAAATTCTCGAGAAAGCAGTGCGATACGAAGAGCCGCCGTAGCGGTTCCGTAGCATCGGTGGCGGCGTCATTGCCGGTGAACGTGCCGGATTGGTCGAAGATACTGAAGGATGAGTATAGAGAGTATGGAAGGAGAGATAGCGATGATGATGATTTCAACGATGAAGACGGCGATGATTTGGAGAATCGGATTCCGCCGCACGAGTTTTTGGCGAAGCAGTTAGAGAGGACGAGAATTGCATCGTTCTCCGTGCACGATGGAGTTGGCCGTACTCTTAAAGGTAGAGATCTGAGTAGAGTCAGGAATGCTATTTGGGAGAAAACTGGATTCCAGGATTAATTGATCTAACAATGAGGATTTTTTCCCgattttcttctataattttacaaatattgaacttttttttttcacttgatgAAGACGATTTATACATCTTCAAGTGCATCGCTGCATTGTGATTGTAatgttttttccaaaattttgagAGAAAATAAAGACAAAGAAATTGATTCGATTTGGATTGCTCATAATAATGCTGTACTTATTTAATTTGCACTGTTGAGCTAAAGGTAGTTGTCCTCCATCTTCAGTTTGAAAGTAGaaagttgaaccaaaattgcTTGGCGAAGTGAATGCAAGCAAATAAATGGTAACAAAGTATATACAATATTTATGGTCTAATTTGCTGGTAGTTTCAGATGACAAATTCACCTATTCACTCCATTTTCAAGGATAATTGAGTTCGTTCTACAAGTAATTAATTTAGTGATGAACACGTCACAATTTAAATTGTATTAATGGACGAGTTTCATATCCAGGCTAGGCTATATCAAATTAAGATATTCAAGTATTGTTTCGTTTTTCTCCTATTTCCTGTTAATTATGTAAAAGAAGATATTTGTTGTAATATGGAAGTTGAATAGTATGCAAACGAGTTGTACTACATTAACCAACAAAACAAAAGAGTCGTACTACATTTATCAAGAACACAaaacaacaaaaggaaaagaaaatctaaAATATCACAAGCCACTTGGGTCAGTATAACCGTAAAGTCCATTTGTTAATCATTCGGAAGATATTGAcagtatacggttaaaatcgggcttACCCGATTATGCTATTTGATCGAGACAAGGGAACTGTATCGAGGGATAGCCCTGTAATGAATCAGATTAGAGCACGAAGACGAGGCATCGAGCCCGAGGATCAAGGTGCCTGCCGAGATCGAGACCAACAGCGACCAAGACCAAATGTGACAAACTTCGAACAAAGCGTAATAATGGAAAGGCAAGATATTCGTGACTGGCCggagatcatggcgtaaatctcagAAGAGATCAAATCAAGAGTGGTTATCtagttaatcatgggatttactttcATAGTTAGAATTGTATCTTAAATAGgactcatctactatataaagggggtcctaATCATCTTCTAAACACCTTACATTCACAcagatcaaagcaatacaatATTAATTTACATTCTCTTGTTTATCAACTTGTTGCATTTTAATTGTTCTTGCATAACTAGCTCGAGGGTATTCATGCTCGAGGGCTCCTTCCAAACGTTGATTTGCTTTATATTATTATCAATTTCCATCACTTATCTTtacgtttatcaattggtattaggtgaaatcacatattcttaaaatcacattataagtttaattattatccaatttttagggtaaatagtttggcgtctaccgtggggctaaggataatagtgattacctCACAACACACACTACTTTTATACTTGCTCTtgtaagtgtctttgatttcaggagtCAATATGTCGAACTATTAAGCAGTGCCCACTAACACGGATATAGGCCTTGGTCTTCATGGCAAGAACGAGCACATAGTCGCACAGAAAACGGAGTACCTCCAATCAATCCCAATGGACCACAGGCCGTATATCCAGTCGATACCAATTCTCGTGTCGCCATTCGTGAAGATTTAGGTGCCGACTCTGAAAATAGCGTCCGTAAAGACACCCGAGCAGCCGATCAGAATGCACATAGCGGTGAAGAAGGCGGGATTAGACTTCGAATGATATTTGACATGTTACAAACTCAGCAGGCAGGGATAGTgcaactccaaaatcagaatcgagcACCAAGCAGAATCGAACTCGATACATCACAGGAAGTTGTTCATAGGATTGAACCTATATATGAGAAATTGAACAATAATGAATCAGGAACTGACCCCGCCATcgtgaagatgctcgaggagcttactaaacggattgaatcggtagaaaagaaaatcgaggctaatgataaaaaggtagaaacatacaactcactggttgatcaaataccgggggcacccccgATTCTAAAGGGCATAGATTCAAAGAGTTTGTACAGAATCCTTTCCCACCTAGTGCGGCTCTgaagcccattccaaagaagtttcgcatgccagaaattcccaagtacaatgggaccactgatcctaatgagcatgtcacttcttatacatgcgcaataaaaggaaatgacttagaagatgatgaaattgaatctgttctgttgaagaagtttggagaaactttatcaaagggggcaatgatatggtaccacaatttgtcGCCCAATTCCTTCACCATGCTTTCCGATTCGTTCGTTAAGGCACACACCGAAGCGATAAAGGTCACGACTAGGAAGTCAGACATTTTCAAAGTGAGACAAAAGGGCAATGAAATGCTAAGGGAATTCGTGTCTCGGTTTCAGATGGAATGTATGGACCTACCCCCGGTTACTGATGATTGGGTTGTCCAAGCCTTCACTCAAAGTTTGAACAAGCAAAGTTCGGTAGCATCACGTCAATTAAAGAAGAATTTGATTGAATATCTAGTGGTGACCCGGGTCGATGTGCATaatcgataccagtcaaagatcggGGTCGAGGATATCAGTTGGGAGCCCCTTCCGATTCCGTTTATCCAAATAGATCTGACGGTAGGATTCAAAGAGACATCGACAGTGAGCCCCAATCaaacagagatcgatatcaaccatacaataCAGATCGTAGAAACAGTAGACTAGGACGTAACCCCATTCGAAATGATCGAGTTCAAAACTCCCGAGGGCTCATGAGTAAGAGTGGTTTTGATAAACATGTTGAACCTAAAGAAGCTCCACTGTTAAAAGAGTACAACTTTAGCGTCGATACATCGGGTATTGTATCAGCCATTGGACGAATCAAGGATACTAGGTGGCCCCGACCCCTATAGACTGATCCAGCTCAAAGGAACCCtaatcaaatgtgcaaatatcatggaacccatggtcatagaaccgaagactgcagGCAGTTAAGGGAGGAGGTGGCTCGTTTCTTCAATtagggtcaccttcgagagttcttgagtgaccgagctaaaagTCACTTCAAAGACAGGGATGCAAACAGGAAGAACTGCAGCATGTGATCGATATGATCATTGGTGGGGTCTATATTCCTCAAGGCCCGATATTCAAACACACCAAACTGACAATCACAAGGGAGAAGCGTACCCGGGACTATTTACCAGAGGATACCTTATCTTTCAACAATGAAGATACAGAAGGGATCGAACAGtgtcacaatgatgcactggtaatatctatccttatgaataaaattcaagttaaacgtgtgttagttgatccaggtagctcggcaaatattatccgatcgagggtcgtggagcagcttgGCCTCCAGGATCAAATCGTGCTTGTAGCTCGGGTGCTCAACGGTGTCAACATGGCTAGTGAAACCACAAAAGGGGAAATCATGTTGCCAATAAATGTGGACGGAactatccaggaaacaaagttccatgtaattgaaggtgatatgagatataacgcacttctcggaaggccttggattcataACATGAGGGTAGTACCTTCGATGCTCCATCAAGTATTAAAGTTCTCAACATCGGAAGGAATCAAAACGGTGTACGGCGAACAACCCGCCACCAAATATATGTTTGCAATCGACGAAGTAGTACAAGTATCGGCGCTTTCGTCAGCAAAAGGATCGGAGTCAAAGGGAGCACAAGAAGTCAAATAGTAACCACAGGCGCCAGCTCGAGCCCCATCAGAGGAGCAGGAAATCTTCGAGGATGAAGATTATATGTTACCTCGAACCTTCATAATCCCCGATGATTCTGATGCAACAAAGTCAATGGTCAAGGAGCTGGAACAACTTATATTGATCGAACACCTACccaatcgaaaggtatacctgggcacggggttaactcccgagctaaGGAAAAAACTTGTTCAATTCTTTTTaaataacatggattgtttttcttggtcccatctagatatgacagggatcccactggAGATCACAACACACCGATTGAGCCTGGACCTAAAGTTcagaccggtaaagcaaaagagaaggccccagtctaaggtaaaacacgcattcatcaaggacgagataactaaacttctcaaaataggatccatccggGAAGTAAAGTATCTTGAATGGTTAGAAAACATAGTTGTAGTCCCCAAGAAGGGGAACAaactaagaatgtgcgtagattataaagatttaaacaaagcatgccccaaagactaTTTTCCTCTGCCaaacatcgatcgaatgatcgatGCCACTACCGACCACAAGATTCTTAGTTTTCTCGACGCCTAGTTCgagtacaatcaaattcaaatgaacccgaAGGATCAGTAAAAGACTTCATTCATTACTaagtatggcacctattgttataatgtaatgtcgtttggactaaaaaatgtcggtgctacttaccaatgcctagtgaatcggatgtttgaagaacaaataggtaaatcattGGAAGTATATATTGACGACATGCTTGTTACGCGTAGaagaccatttgacacatttgcaggaaactttcaacatattgagaaaataaaatatgaaactCAATActgagaaatgtgctttcggggtcggttcggtcAAGTTCCTCAGCTTTATGGTGTcaaatcgaggaatcgagatcaatcctgATAAAATAAAGGCGCTCGAAGACATCAGCCATGGACAGCGCTAAggccgtacaaagattaacagtGCGGATAGCCGCCTTAGTCTGGTTCATCTCAAGGTATTCAGATCGAAGTCATAAGTTTTTCTCACTgctcagaaagaagaagaattttgcttggaccccggaatgccaacaggcgtTGGAGGAATTAAAGCGGTATCTTTCGAGCCCATTATTACTTCATACTCTGAAAGCGGATGAACAACTCTACTTATATTTAGCAGTCTCGGAggtcgcggtaagtggtgtcctagttcgagaagagcaaggtacaatttcctatttactatgttagtcgaactcTAGGAGAAGCTGAGACCCGGTACccacacctagaaaaattagtacttgctctaataagcgcctctagaaaattaaaaccatattttcaatgtcacccaatttGTGTGCTGACCACTTACCCTCTTTGCAATGTTCTTCACAATCACGAACTCTCAAGCCGATTGGCTAAATGGGCCATCGAAATCAACGGGTATGATATCTAGCATCTACCCCgaatggcc
Above is a window of Nicotiana tabacum cultivar K326 chromosome 8, ASM71507v2, whole genome shotgun sequence DNA encoding:
- the LOC107759661 gene encoding protein S40-4-like, yielding MAASRSYFSGANYRFLSSERDVPMMSPDSAFEFDESDLWNSAVSQSPEFRKSVQSSKFSRKQCDTKSRRSGSVASVAASLPVNVPDWSKILKDEYREYGRRDSDDDDFNDEDGDDLENRIPPHEFLAKQLERTRIASFSVHDGVGRTLKGRDLSRVRNAIWEKTGFQD